Proteins from a genomic interval of Chroococcidiopsis thermalis PCC 7203:
- a CDS encoding NAD-dependent epimerase/dehydratase family protein, translating into MKILVTDPEGYVGSLVVACFTQQGHEVISVSQANAGAALSLIQLAVTDLQNFDAVIHTGEICGTQALHPQIAGNLHYRDAMHLANLAKAAGVSRFIYLSSCSVYGAGEEEYVTEESPVRPQTPSATCKAAIESDLLTIASAEFSPTILRPAIAFGASPRIRFDVVLNNMAGLAWTANKINIPGKGLSWCPVVHVLDICQIINCILQAPRPLVHQQIFNVGDTNHNYQLIEIAAMVAEVFQVENFSFGHHGFGDRGLFMTFDKIHQFFPDFQCGWNPRQGAEQLLNFFTLTDSIQSHFTLTRSPYHRSENHLFHTVSIA; encoded by the coding sequence ATGAAAATACTCGTTACCGATCCTGAAGGATATGTAGGTTCACTTGTTGTTGCCTGCTTCACACAACAAGGTCATGAGGTGATTAGCGTCAGTCAAGCAAACGCTGGCGCTGCTTTATCTTTGATTCAGCTAGCAGTCACCGACTTGCAAAATTTCGACGCAGTGATACATACGGGAGAAATCTGTGGAACTCAAGCTTTGCATCCGCAAATCGCTGGGAACCTCCACTACAGAGATGCTATGCACTTGGCAAACTTAGCCAAAGCTGCTGGAGTCAGTCGCTTTATTTATCTGTCGTCCTGTAGCGTTTATGGTGCGGGTGAGGAAGAATACGTTACGGAAGAATCTCCTGTTCGTCCTCAAACTCCTTCTGCTACTTGTAAAGCTGCGATTGAAAGCGATCTATTGACGATCGCCTCGGCAGAATTCTCGCCGACAATTCTCCGTCCAGCAATAGCTTTCGGTGCTTCTCCCCGCATTCGCTTTGATGTCGTTCTCAACAATATGGCAGGATTAGCTTGGACGGCTAACAAGATTAATATTCCTGGCAAGGGTCTATCTTGGTGTCCTGTCGTCCACGTTCTAGATATCTGCCAAATTATCAATTGCATTCTCCAAGCACCGCGTCCTCTGGTTCATCAACAAATTTTTAATGTTGGTGATACAAATCATAACTATCAACTGATAGAAATTGCTGCTATGGTAGCAGAAGTTTTTCAAGTTGAGAATTTTAGCTTTGGGCATCATGGTTTTGGCGATCGCGGTCTATTTATGACTTTTGACAAGATTCATCAGTTTTTCCCTGATTTTCAATGTGGTTGGAATCCTCGGCAAGGTGCGGAACAATTATTAAATTTCTTTACTCTTACCGATTCGATCCAAAGTCACTTTACATTGACGCGATCGCCCTACCATCGGTCAGAAAACCATCTTTTCCATACTGTGTCAATAGCCTAA
- a CDS encoding NAD(P)H-dependent oxidoreductase — protein sequence MIIVDRALQARAEAGNPVRVGMIGAGFMGRGIANQIINSVPGMELVAIFNRDVDKAMRAYREAGIDDAKAVQTVSGLEAAIAAGQYAVTDDAMLLCQATGIDALIEVTGAVEFGAHVVMKAIAHRKHVIMMNAELDGTIGPILKVYADRAGVILSACDGDQPGVQMNLYRFVKSIGLTPLVCGNIKGLQDPYRNPTTQAGFAQRWGQNPCMVTSFADGTKISFEQAIVANATGMQVAQRGMLGYYHDGHVDEMTNKYDLDQLKALGGIVDYAVGAKPGPGVYVFGTHDDPKQRHYLNLYKLGEGPLYSFYTPYHLCHFEVPLSVARAVLCQDPVMAPIAGAVVEVVTTAKIDLKAGETLDGIGEYMTYGQCENADVVRSQNLLPMGLAVGCRLKRDLPKDKVLTYDDVELPTGRLCDQLRAEQEAYFGIQPTAKSPVAVA from the coding sequence ATGATCATTGTCGATCGCGCTTTACAAGCACGGGCAGAAGCAGGTAACCCCGTTCGGGTGGGGATGATTGGTGCTGGCTTTATGGGACGAGGTATTGCCAACCAAATTATCAATTCCGTCCCAGGTATGGAACTGGTGGCGATTTTTAACCGCGATGTCGATAAAGCCATGCGTGCTTATCGGGAAGCGGGAATAGATGACGCAAAAGCCGTCCAAACTGTATCTGGCTTAGAAGCAGCGATCGCCGCCGGACAGTATGCCGTCACAGATGACGCAATGCTGTTGTGTCAAGCTACGGGCATTGATGCTTTGATTGAAGTCACGGGCGCGGTAGAATTTGGGGCGCATGTCGTCATGAAGGCGATCGCCCACCGCAAGCATGTAATTATGATGAATGCGGAACTCGACGGGACGATCGGTCCTATTCTCAAAGTCTATGCCGATCGCGCTGGGGTTATCTTATCTGCTTGCGATGGCGACCAACCAGGCGTGCAGATGAATCTTTACCGTTTTGTCAAGAGTATTGGTTTAACTCCGCTAGTCTGCGGCAATATTAAGGGACTGCAAGACCCTTACCGCAATCCTACCACCCAAGCTGGTTTTGCTCAGCGTTGGGGACAAAACCCTTGTATGGTAACGAGTTTTGCTGACGGAACCAAGATTTCTTTCGAGCAGGCGATCGTAGCTAACGCTACAGGTATGCAAGTTGCCCAGCGCGGGATGTTGGGCTACTATCATGACGGTCATGTAGACGAAATGACCAATAAATACGATCTCGACCAATTAAAAGCATTAGGTGGGATCGTCGATTATGCCGTTGGTGCTAAACCCGGTCCAGGGGTATATGTCTTTGGAACCCACGACGACCCGAAACAGAGACACTATCTCAATCTCTACAAGTTGGGTGAAGGTCCTCTCTACAGTTTTTACACTCCCTACCATCTCTGCCACTTTGAAGTTCCCTTGTCAGTAGCGCGGGCGGTTTTATGTCAAGATCCTGTTATGGCTCCGATTGCTGGTGCTGTAGTCGAAGTTGTTACCACTGCCAAGATCGACCTCAAAGCTGGAGAAACTCTCGATGGGATTGGCGAGTACATGACTTACGGACAATGCGAAAATGCCGACGTGGTGCGATCGCAAAATCTTTTACCGATGGGTTTGGCTGTTGGTTGTCGCTTGAAGCGAGATTTGCCAAAAGATAAAGTTCTCACTTACGACGATGTAGAACTCCCCACAGGTAGACTGTGCGACCAATTACGGGCAGAACAAGAAGCATATTTCGGCATTCAGCCAACCGCAAAATCTCCTGTAGCAGTCGCATGA
- a CDS encoding GDSL-type esterase/lipase family protein, producing MGSRVLPEIFGTKTADNLQGNAQDSIIYGWEGDDTLVGGTGNDILIGGTGKDALDGGAGIDTVSYFNATSGVTVDLNAGIATRTAKLMPLGDSITYGFVSDVNPDSGGYRLKLSELLQANGISIDFVGSLSNGPTTLRDKDHEGHSGWTIDQIDGKVNEWLNTAQPDIVLLTIGTNDTYGDSVGQMSQELSNLIDKIVQYSPDTYVFVATIPPANNQERVQKIAEYNAAIPGIVEQKLAEGKKVKFVDMSSLTTDDISRPPDDNGLHPTTTGYSKIASLWYEALQDLGISQGTFAIDRDTLVNIEYIDGSSYNDTLIGNAVGNAIAGDAGADVLTGGGGRDVFVYRSYTDGGDTITDFNATDDLIQFSASGFGGGLTAGVMLSLTAAATGTFVSGNNPQSLGNNANFLYDTATGILSFDVDGIGANSAVTIAQFSGLPNLNPTQISIVA from the coding sequence GTGGGGAGTAGAGTTTTGCCGGAAATATTTGGTACTAAAACTGCTGACAATTTACAAGGCAATGCCCAGGACAGTATCATCTATGGCTGGGAAGGCGATGACACGCTGGTTGGAGGAACTGGCAATGACATTTTAATTGGTGGTACGGGCAAAGACGCTTTAGATGGTGGCGCGGGGATCGACACGGTTAGTTATTTCAACGCTACCAGTGGTGTTACTGTTGACCTCAATGCAGGCATAGCGACGCGCACAGCCAAGTTAATGCCCCTGGGTGACTCAATTACTTATGGTTTTGTCAGTGATGTCAATCCTGATTCAGGCGGCTATCGCCTGAAGTTGTCGGAGTTATTGCAGGCTAATGGAATTAGTATAGATTTTGTTGGTTCCCTGTCTAATGGACCTACAACTCTCCGCGATAAAGACCATGAAGGACATAGTGGCTGGACGATCGACCAGATCGACGGCAAAGTTAATGAGTGGCTGAACACTGCCCAACCAGATATTGTTCTATTAACAATTGGCACAAATGACACCTACGGAGATTCTGTAGGGCAAATGTCCCAAGAACTGAGCAATTTAATTGACAAAATCGTCCAGTATTCCCCAGATACTTATGTATTTGTAGCCACCATTCCACCAGCCAACAATCAGGAACGGGTACAAAAGATAGCGGAGTACAATGCTGCCATTCCTGGGATTGTAGAGCAAAAGCTAGCAGAGGGCAAAAAAGTTAAGTTCGTCGATATGAGTTCTCTGACGACGGACGATATTTCTAGACCTCCAGATGATAACGGGCTGCATCCTACTACGACGGGTTACAGTAAGATTGCTAGTTTATGGTACGAAGCCCTACAAGATTTAGGTATAAGCCAAGGCACGTTCGCTATCGATCGCGACACGCTCGTTAATATCGAATACATTGACGGCTCTAGCTACAATGACACGCTGATCGGGAATGCGGTGGGAAATGCGATCGCGGGTGACGCTGGGGCGGATGTGCTAACTGGTGGCGGTGGGAGAGATGTCTTCGTGTATCGCTCCTATACAGATGGCGGCGATACGATTACTGACTTTAACGCCACCGACGATTTAATTCAATTCTCTGCTAGCGGTTTCGGTGGTGGTTTAACAGCTGGGGTAATGTTAAGTTTGACTGCTGCTGCTACTGGCACGTTTGTTAGTGGTAACAATCCCCAATCTCTCGGCAATAATGCTAACTTTTTATACGATACCGCTACGGGGATATTGAGTTTTGATGTGGATGGCATTGGTGCGAACTCAGCTGTCACCATAGCTCAGTTCAGCGGCTTGCCTAACCTAAATCCAACTCAAATTAGTATAGTGGCGTAA
- a CDS encoding GDSL-type esterase/lipase family protein: MSAINGTEATEILRGDRQNDIINGAGGDDTIDGGAGNDILIGGKGKDRLIGGDGIDTVDYSQSTRGIVADLNRGVILAPIYGTSGTPRIMPLGDSKTAGGHRVEPTPGAYRIQLWQNFVADGLSIDFVGSLSNGPSSLGDKDHEGHGGWTTDEISALLDTGILKTYQPHIILLTIGTNDTGSSSVNEMYGDLSRLIDRIAQQSPNTQIFVSSIAPIDPNGSKGVKPEAAENAEDFNALLPQLVNNKVSQGKKVAFVDAEGSLTIDDLGSDGVHPSSQGYKKIGNKWYNAIVERDTISSVENVIGTAYRDKLLGNVSNNVLEGGASRDILTGGGGIDTFIYRSSHHGSDTITDFGTDDFFQFSAANFGGGLIAGTPLSLTEAATGVFVSSDNPFALGTSANFLYNTATGILSFDQDGVGIDAAITIARLRSLPSLNWQQIQIIA, encoded by the coding sequence TTGAGCGCGATTAACGGTACTGAAGCTACCGAAATTTTGCGTGGCGATCGCCAAAATGACATCATCAATGGGGCTGGGGGTGACGATACTATTGATGGTGGAGCAGGTAACGATATTCTCATCGGAGGTAAGGGTAAAGACCGTCTGATTGGCGGTGACGGTATCGATACCGTAGACTACAGCCAATCCACCAGGGGGATTGTAGCCGATCTCAATCGAGGTGTTATTTTAGCGCCGATCTACGGAACGTCAGGAACGCCGAGAATTATGCCTCTTGGCGATTCTAAAACCGCAGGCGGACACCGTGTCGAACCGACCCCAGGAGCCTACCGGATTCAGTTGTGGCAAAATTTTGTCGCGGATGGTTTGAGCATAGATTTTGTGGGTTCGCTATCCAATGGACCTAGCAGTCTTGGCGATAAAGACCATGAGGGACATGGCGGGTGGACGACTGATGAGATTTCTGCTTTACTCGACACGGGTATACTCAAGACCTATCAGCCGCACATTATACTACTAACAATTGGCACGAACGATACGGGATCGAGTTCTGTCAATGAAATGTATGGCGATCTGAGCCGCCTGATCGATCGCATTGCGCAACAGTCACCCAACACGCAGATTTTTGTTTCCTCCATTGCACCGATCGATCCAAATGGATCTAAAGGTGTGAAACCAGAAGCAGCAGAAAACGCTGAAGACTTTAACGCTCTGCTTCCTCAACTGGTTAACAATAAAGTTAGCCAAGGTAAAAAAGTCGCTTTTGTAGATGCAGAGGGTAGTTTAACCATTGACGATCTCGGGTCAGATGGCGTTCACCCCAGTTCTCAAGGCTACAAAAAAATTGGGAATAAATGGTATAACGCGATCGTGGAGCGTGACACCATAAGCAGTGTCGAAAACGTTATAGGTACGGCTTATAGGGATAAATTATTAGGCAATGTTAGTAACAACGTCCTAGAAGGTGGTGCAAGTAGGGATATTCTAACTGGAGGTGGGGGTATAGATACCTTTATCTATCGCTCGTCTCATCATGGTAGCGACACCATTACCGATTTTGGTACAGATGACTTTTTTCAATTCTCTGCTGCTAATTTTGGTGGTGGCTTAATTGCAGGTACGCCTTTGAGCTTGACAGAAGCAGCAACAGGTGTTTTTGTCAGCAGCGATAATCCCTTCGCTCTGGGTACAAGCGCCAACTTTCTCTACAATACTGCCACGGGCATCCTGAGTTTTGACCAAGATGGAGTTGGGATTGATGCAGCTATTACCATAGCCAGACTCAGGAGCTTACCTAGTTTGAATTGGCAGCAAATCCAAATTATTGCTTAA
- the rfbC gene encoding dTDP-4-dehydrorhamnose 3,5-epimerase, with translation MKFIETKLKGAFIIDLDERVDRRGFFARTFCMKEFIDHGLKPTVAQCNLSFNHKKGTLRGMHYQTPPATETKLVRCTQGAIYDVIIDMRPDSPTYLSHIGVELSAENRRALYVPDLFAHGYQTLTPNAEVVYQVSEFYTPGYEKGLRYNDPALAIEWRLPVTEISPKDATWSLLLEPVSVGV, from the coding sequence ATGAAATTTATCGAAACAAAACTCAAAGGCGCATTCATTATTGACTTAGACGAGCGAGTCGATCGTAGAGGTTTTTTTGCTCGAACTTTTTGCATGAAGGAATTTATCGACCACGGATTAAAGCCAACTGTCGCTCAATGTAATTTGTCTTTTAACCACAAAAAAGGCACGCTCAGGGGGATGCACTATCAAACTCCCCCAGCTACAGAAACTAAGTTAGTCCGGTGTACTCAAGGTGCAATTTATGACGTAATTATCGATATGCGTCCTGATTCTCCGACATATTTGTCACATATTGGCGTAGAACTCTCGGCAGAGAATCGCAGAGCTTTATACGTACCGGATTTGTTTGCTCATGGCTATCAAACCCTCACGCCTAATGCTGAAGTCGTGTATCAAGTGAGCGAGTTTTACACTCCAGGTTACGAAAAAGGACTGCGCTACAACGATCCGGCGCTGGCGATTGAGTGGCGCTTACCTGTGACCGAGATTTCGCCTAAAGATGCAACTTGGTCTTTACTATTAGAACCCGTGAGTGTAGGAGTCTAG
- a CDS encoding acyltransferase: MDFVNDLSLSKWLHRKETLATKLVEWIPFSILKMPIYRTIFARLGTSAQIHRGVQLLRPHGIEIGNRTTLESGVILKNVGKTSKIWIGDSVTLESGVRLKSSAHNSRIRIGDGTLIERGVDIKVHRMGTIEIGANTHIGPYTCLSGKSISIGNNCLIASHGGIYAGNHNFSDCTRPIRGQGIIYKEKGIVIEDDCWLGSGVRVVDGVTIGRGSVIGAGAVVTKDIPPYSVAVGVPAKVISQRHDADNKL; encoded by the coding sequence ATGGATTTCGTCAACGATCTGTCTTTATCAAAGTGGCTCCATAGGAAAGAAACTTTAGCCACTAAATTAGTAGAATGGATTCCATTTTCGATTTTAAAAATGCCGATCTATCGCACTATCTTTGCGCGATTAGGTACATCTGCTCAAATTCATCGAGGCGTTCAACTTTTGCGTCCTCATGGGATCGAAATTGGAAACAGAACTACGCTTGAGTCTGGAGTTATCTTAAAAAACGTCGGGAAAACGAGCAAAATCTGGATTGGAGATTCGGTTACCCTTGAGTCTGGCGTTCGCTTAAAAAGCTCCGCTCACAACAGCAGAATTCGGATCGGAGATGGGACATTAATTGAACGTGGAGTTGATATCAAAGTTCATCGTATGGGTACGATTGAGATTGGCGCAAATACTCACATCGGTCCCTATACCTGTTTGTCTGGTAAATCTATCAGCATTGGCAACAACTGTTTGATTGCTTCTCATGGCGGAATTTATGCTGGCAATCATAATTTTTCGGATTGCACTCGTCCCATCAGAGGACAAGGAATTATTTACAAAGAAAAGGGAATTGTCATTGAGGATGATTGCTGGCTGGGTAGTGGAGTCAGAGTTGTTGATGGAGTAACCATTGGTAGAGGAAGTGTCATTGGAGCAGGAGCTGTGGTAACTAAAGATATTCCACCTTACTCTGTGGCAGTGGGTGTACCTGCTAAGGTAATTTCTCAACGACATGATGCTGACAACAAATTGTAG
- a CDS encoding glycosyltransferase, which yields MSTNTRAIKILLYGKSFPVNYRSKVLIDLLQRSQYCIAQFNPDFYWTSNKFLTLFSWIDFFIKAIFADVIYLLPKNTIYIKNVLWVAKLLRKKLIVEMHISLYDNYVKEYKMIEVDDRKAKTFKELDILALTKSDYLIHSADYELVYWEKLLNIQVDRSKVFIAPNCNTSTTLLHQRSFMQDGVLRICWWGTFIPLHGIDKILQAMQTLKEKEVKFTCNLFGVDRPIFSTYAEKIQQANLGDCVFLRKDLNFADGSLPKYLVENCDLALGIFGDGDAARHALPNKLNEALAMRLPILTMNAPALTEFFDPEVDFWTCEPSADSIVMSILNIIHGVAYPVDWEQSRQKVTNTFNAVRYQEVLKQVLSKATPKLSPKETQNSESGELTTGRAALN from the coding sequence GTGTCAACTAACACAAGGGCAATCAAAATTCTACTATATGGAAAATCTTTTCCGGTCAATTATCGTTCTAAGGTCTTAATCGATCTGCTTCAGCGATCGCAATATTGTATTGCTCAATTTAATCCCGACTTTTATTGGACGAGCAACAAGTTCTTAACTCTATTTTCTTGGATCGACTTTTTTATTAAGGCTATCTTTGCCGATGTGATATATTTGCTGCCCAAAAATACCATTTATATCAAAAATGTTCTTTGGGTTGCTAAGCTGCTGCGTAAAAAATTAATCGTAGAAATGCATATCTCGCTTTACGACAATTATGTAAAAGAATACAAGATGATTGAAGTTGACGATCGAAAAGCTAAAACCTTTAAGGAACTCGATATTTTGGCTCTTACTAAATCGGATTATTTGATCCATAGTGCCGATTACGAATTAGTATATTGGGAAAAACTACTCAATATTCAGGTCGATCGCAGTAAGGTTTTTATCGCTCCTAACTGCAATACTTCTACCACGCTACTGCATCAAAGAAGTTTTATGCAGGATGGCGTACTTAGAATTTGCTGGTGGGGAACGTTTATTCCTCTGCACGGCATAGACAAAATTTTGCAAGCAATGCAAACTTTAAAGGAAAAAGAAGTTAAGTTTACTTGCAATTTATTTGGTGTAGACCGACCTATTTTCTCCACTTATGCTGAGAAGATTCAGCAAGCCAATCTTGGAGATTGTGTTTTTCTCAGAAAAGATCTCAACTTTGCTGATGGCTCTTTACCTAAATATTTAGTCGAGAACTGCGATCTAGCATTAGGTATCTTCGGAGATGGAGATGCAGCACGCCATGCTCTCCCAAATAAATTGAATGAAGCTCTTGCTATGAGACTTCCAATTTTAACTATGAATGCTCCTGCCTTGACCGAATTTTTTGACCCTGAAGTAGACTTTTGGACGTGCGAACCTTCGGCTGATTCTATTGTCATGTCAATTTTAAATATTATTCACGGTGTAGCTTATCCTGTGGACTGGGAACAGAGTCGTCAAAAAGTTACAAACACATTCAATGCTGTGCGATATCAAGAAGTCTTGAAACAGGTATTAAGCAAGGCTACTCCTAAGTTGTCACCGAAAGAAACTCAAAATTCTGAAAGTGGAGAATTAACAACTGGTCGGGCTGCACTTAATTAA
- the hepA gene encoding heterocyst formation ABC transporter subunit HepA: protein MHIKLPTPVRNFLVATSFWKEYYFILREFKHFRQIAILAAVFTLSAAVLEGFGVGFILAVLHSVLNPNAKPIQTGVGWFDVWILAVNASTSERLFRSSALVLLTTLLRLGLTYLGRLYVFTAQYTLGYRLSLQVFEQLQALSLSFFTKTRAGNLVNSLTSEVNQITLAFDVLATFFTRGSTLIAYTISMFMLSWQLTAITAMLFGLLSVGITSLLGQIREASFATTKARRWYVSVALEFINGIRTVQAFAAQDFERKRFHDASLQLLQASTKSRAAQALVEPVSEGIATFILFGILFLAFAVLIPNGQLQPAGLLTFLFVLLRLMPIRRQLDGARAKFSSFQGSFSNIKELLRTDNKTYLRNGKLQFSKLQRAIEFVSVDFGYDKQHSVLHNIKLTINRGEMTALVGSSGAGKTTLADLIPRFYDPTQGQIFIDGIDLQNYDIKSLRRKLAVVSQDTFIFNASVRDNIAYALEEVDEDAVWEAARLANALEFIHKLPEGFDTQLGERGVRLSGGQRQRLAIARALLRDPDILILDEATSALDSVSERLIQESLEKLSQGRTVIAIAHRLSTIVRADKVVVLEQGRILEQGTYQELLQQRGNLWKYHQMQHEVSQMS, encoded by the coding sequence ATGCACATCAAACTTCCCACGCCAGTTCGCAATTTTCTAGTAGCTACGAGCTTTTGGAAAGAATATTATTTTATCCTGCGCGAGTTCAAGCACTTTCGACAAATTGCAATTCTGGCAGCAGTTTTCACCTTGTCAGCGGCAGTATTGGAGGGCTTTGGAGTTGGGTTTATCTTAGCTGTCTTACATAGCGTACTCAATCCCAACGCCAAACCAATTCAAACTGGGGTGGGCTGGTTTGATGTGTGGATTTTAGCGGTCAATGCTTCTACCAGCGAGCGACTCTTCCGCTCGTCTGCTTTAGTTCTGCTCACAACTCTACTACGGTTGGGCTTGACGTACTTAGGACGGCTTTACGTTTTTACGGCTCAGTATACTTTAGGATATCGGTTAAGCTTGCAAGTTTTCGAGCAGTTGCAAGCACTCAGCTTGAGTTTTTTCACCAAGACCCGTGCGGGAAATTTAGTTAACAGCCTGACGAGCGAAGTCAATCAAATTACGCTGGCTTTTGATGTCCTAGCTACTTTTTTCACGCGGGGTTCGACTCTCATCGCATATACGATCTCCATGTTCATGCTGTCCTGGCAGCTGACGGCAATTACAGCCATGCTGTTCGGCTTGCTATCGGTGGGGATAACCAGTCTATTAGGGCAGATCCGAGAAGCGAGTTTTGCTACCACAAAGGCTCGACGCTGGTATGTTTCAGTAGCGTTGGAATTTATCAATGGAATTCGCACCGTTCAAGCTTTCGCTGCCCAAGACTTCGAGCGCAAGCGATTTCACGATGCGAGTTTGCAACTATTGCAAGCTAGTACTAAATCCAGAGCTGCCCAAGCGTTAGTAGAACCTGTCTCGGAAGGGATAGCTACTTTTATCCTGTTTGGCATTTTGTTCTTAGCATTTGCTGTCTTAATCCCAAACGGACAACTGCAACCAGCAGGTTTGCTGACATTTCTGTTTGTCTTGTTACGTCTAATGCCAATTCGCCGTCAATTAGATGGAGCCAGAGCGAAGTTCAGTAGTTTTCAGGGATCGTTCAGCAATATTAAAGAGCTATTGCGGACTGATAACAAAACGTATTTACGCAATGGCAAACTTCAGTTTTCCAAGTTACAGCGAGCAATTGAGTTTGTGTCTGTAGATTTTGGGTACGACAAGCAACATTCAGTATTGCATAACATCAAGCTGACGATTAACCGTGGTGAGATGACGGCATTAGTTGGATCTTCTGGTGCTGGCAAAACGACGTTGGCAGATTTAATTCCGCGATTTTACGACCCAACCCAAGGACAAATTTTCATTGACGGTATCGATCTGCAAAATTATGACATTAAATCGCTGCGTCGCAAGCTAGCTGTAGTCAGTCAGGATACATTTATCTTCAATGCTTCTGTGCGAGACAATATTGCCTACGCTTTAGAAGAGGTAGACGAAGATGCGGTGTGGGAAGCGGCTCGACTCGCTAACGCACTGGAATTTATCCATAAACTACCTGAAGGCTTTGATACTCAATTGGGAGAACGGGGAGTACGATTATCTGGAGGTCAGCGCCAGCGGTTGGCGATCGCCCGTGCCTTGTTACGCGACCCAGATATTTTGATTTTAGATGAGGCGACAAGTGCTTTAGACTCCGTGTCCGAGCGGCTGATTCAAGAGTCATTAGAAAAGCTATCTCAAGGGCGCACGGTGATTGCGATCGCTCACAGGCTTTCAACTATCGTTCGCGCCGATAAGGTTGTCGTGCTAGAACAAGGACGAATTCTCGAACAAGGAACTTATCAAGAGTTGCTGCAACAGCGCGGCAATCTCTGGAAGTATCACCAAATGCAACATGAAGTCAGTCAGATGAGCTAA
- a CDS encoding class I SAM-dependent methyltransferase produces MTIANNSAYYEIDPLSAFSERGVDYAKYRPTYPPNVIDTILRELGEPSQLAAADVGAGTGIASRLLAERGIHVWAIEPNTSMRTAAQNHPLVKFCDASAEQTHLPTASVDLITSFQAFHWFNPQPTLAEFHRILKPSGRLAIAWNQRAADDEFSVEFDRLVKASMSELPTTKPQNSVARILMSSSHFGRVRRHTFTYKHELDLVGTVGYALSKSFVPQEGAAHRQLLVDLQELHARWADERGMVSFVYHTTLYLAQPQHGLNKLRRLFSNWLIAK; encoded by the coding sequence ATGACGATTGCAAATAATTCAGCATATTACGAGATCGACCCACTCAGCGCATTTTCCGAGCGCGGAGTAGATTATGCCAAGTATCGACCGACTTACCCACCCAACGTCATCGATACTATTTTGAGAGAACTGGGTGAACCATCGCAGCTAGCAGCAGCAGATGTTGGAGCTGGTACGGGTATAGCCTCGCGGTTGCTAGCAGAGCGCGGTATCCACGTCTGGGCGATCGAGCCGAATACTTCAATGCGAACCGCCGCCCAAAATCATCCCTTGGTAAAATTCTGCGATGCTAGCGCCGAACAAACTCATCTCCCAACCGCATCGGTCGATCTAATTACATCTTTTCAGGCTTTTCACTGGTTTAATCCTCAGCCAACCCTAGCAGAGTTTCACCGCATTCTCAAACCATCTGGACGACTGGCGATCGCTTGGAATCAACGAGCAGCAGATGACGAATTTTCTGTAGAGTTCGATCGCCTCGTGAAAGCATCAATGAGCGAGCTACCAACGACCAAGCCGCAAAACTCAGTCGCTCGGATCTTGATGTCGAGTTCGCATTTCGGGCGCGTCCGTCGCCATACTTTTACTTACAAGCACGAGTTAGATTTGGTGGGGACAGTCGGTTACGCGCTCAGTAAATCATTTGTCCCTCAAGAGGGAGCAGCGCATCGACAACTACTTGTGGATTTGCAGGAATTACACGCTCGTTGGGCAGACGAACGCGGCATGGTGAGCTTTGTTTACCATACAACCCTTTATCTTGCTCAGCCGCAGCATGGTTTGAATAAACTACGTAGGCTTTTTTCTAATTGGCTAATAGCTAAATAG